One Plasmodium cynomolgi strain B DNA, chromosome 2, whole genome shotgun sequence genomic window carries:
- a CDS encoding hypothetical protein (putative), translating into MNSIKDKLTKEVKNFKRTALLRGSPAFRISVWFSGITVGLAWILISEYNNPKSNNIFIKKKEADFFTREEIEKWNKPYYSKGEHSTVVMDSNMTADEKRKHILKGINNTK; encoded by the exons ATGAATAGCATAAAGGACAAGCTTAcgaaggaagtaaaaaactTTAAAAGAACTGCGTTGCTTAGGGGAAGTCCTGCGTTCAGGATTAGCGTATGGTTTTCTG gaataACCGTTGGACTCGCCTGGATTCTAATCAGCGAGTACAACAACCCGAAAAGCAACAacatattcattaaaaaaaaggaggcagaTTTTTTTACCAGAgaggaaatagaaaaatggaacaagcCGTACTACTCCAAAGGTGAGCACAGCACAGTGGTTATGGACTCTAACATGACGGCAGACgaaaagaggaagcacaTACTGAAGGGAATAAATAACACCAAATGA
- a CDS encoding hypothetical protein (putative) yields SYLLEEDVGINHFMSDFLGENGFNGEEKKNDLMCIFKYKCEDFHVYEIGKDKNVLNLSYVRKRVQCEHASDHASGEERDILEKVDGGDKAKRKQKITVEKLGSTQERRDHDGCYSSPQPDGESNSTEEKNEWINFILYKVNKDTQEAIREISKSTNIPIKDFYYAGFKDKRSVSTQIISTRMMHIHKISNMMRSGISNHKKMKKIQIYGLEKVQKKIELGAHSGNRFVVVLRNVQTHEDYLRHKLEQIKKHGFINYFGMQRFGVYKNTFNKGKALIRRDYKEYIGHVLDPLIFENKRFYGNATKDNLTIFLKNACDIYQKKNATFAFRYLSNKANKLLRGSDAIPRDDLGKPASANKHLFSYLTNSEYEAYILLRNLYMCERNSRGRGSGGGSDDSGLTDRPDRSDGRSKANELAEREKRKRLVDSAQNDPSRKHTNAPEEETHFYKNEKTCVKGVSMETRRFHMHSYSAKIFNMLTSYRLENFGASPGKGDYVFVKEVQSQGGEAKAQHNYIAVLYGRGESSGRDGSGGDGSLYCDGKLKGANIYNVVLPVLGSMPPRLSYLNVFKKLYRKYRGSQVRLVFLEILLYLMYTLHDDELFRVHDDKVASGFIKHLIKKEEKKNVNQSIRLASDNILNNAIPIKQALHTIKKFDTYVNSFEYEYGMTCVFRNIVTRPANLYFCFCQYKEPKRKFLSDLYATSNFEKNENSKGKAHAHRCSERGVCNNGEMKSVPTSASKRSEISVRGGQAEQTERDKKGRCSHNVDASGYNNTSPEEKKENMSSEYFQSETSSHRTSKEKMTKCERNFGALILSFSLNSSSYATMLVRELYGKRNELLVYNLIKNCEKYDKEVGMLGEKRWERTT; encoded by the coding sequence AGCTACTTATTAGAAGAAGATGTCGGGATCAACCATTTTATGAGCGACTTCTTAGGTGAAAATGGGTtcaatggggaagaaaaaaaaaatgacctcATGTGCAtctttaaatataaatgtgaAGATTTTCACGTATATGAAATTgggaaagataaaaatgttttgaaTTTGAGCTATGTTAGAAAGAGGGTGCAATGTGAGCATGCGAGTGACCACGCCAGTGGCGAAGAGAGAGACATCCTCGAAAAGGTAGATGGCGGTGATAAGGCTAAACGAAAGCAGAAAATAACAGTCGAGAAACTAGGATCGACACAAGAGAGGAGAGACCACGATGGATGCTACAGTTCGCCACAACCAGATGGGGAAAGTAACTCCacagaggagaaaaacgaatggataaattttattctgtATAAAGTGAACAAGGACACACAAGAAGCCATCAGAGAAATTAGCAAAAGTACGAACATCCCCATAAAAGATTTTTACTACGCAGGTTTTAAAGACAAAAGAAGTGTGTCGACGCAAATCATTTCCACTAGAATGATGCACATTCATAAAATAAGCAACATGATGAGGAGTGGTATCTcgaatcataaaaaaatgaagaagataCAAATTTATGGCCTTGAAAaggtgcagaaaaaaatcgagTTAGGCGCACATAGTGGCAATCGATTTGTGGTAGTTCTCAGAAATGTACAAACACATGAAGATTATTTAAGGCATAAATTGGAGCAGATTAAAAAACATGggtttataaattattttggaATGCAAAGATTTggagtatataaaaatacctTTAATAAAGGGAAGGCCTTAATACGCAGGGACTACAAAGAATACATAGGGCATGTCTTAGATCctctcatttttgaaaataaaaggttTTATGGAAATGCTACTAAAGATAATCTGACGATTTTCTTGAAAAATGCTTGCGACATATATCAGAAAAAGAACGCCACCTTTGCTTTTCGTTATTTGTCTAACAAAGCGAATAAGCTGCTCAGAGGGAGCGACGCGATTCCGCGTGACGATCTGGGCAAGCCGGCTAGCGCGAACAAGCACCTCTTTTCGTATCTGACCAATTCGGAGTACGAGGCGTACATCCTCCTGCGCAATTTGTACATGTGCGAGAGGAATAGCCGCggaaggggaagcggtggTGGTAGCGATGATAGCGGTCTCACCGATCGCCCCGATCGCAGTGATGGACGAAGCAAAGCGAATGAACTCGCtgaaagggagaagcggaaacGTTTGGTCGACAGTGCACAGAATGACCCCAGCAGAAAGCACACTAACGCACCCGAGGAAGaaacccatttttacaagaaCGAGAAGACATGCGTTAAGGGTGTGAGCATGGAGACAAGGAGATTTCACATGCACTCATACAGCGCGAAGATATTCAACATGTTAACCTCGTACCGGTTGGAAAATTTCGGTGCCTCGCCTGGAAAGGGGGACTACGTCTTTGTGAAGGAGGTGCAGtcgcaagggggggaagcaaaagcaCAGCATAATTACATAGCTGTGTTGTATGGTAGGGGGGAAAGCAGCGGAAGGGATGGTAGCGGTGGTGATGGATCTCTCTACTGCGATGGGAAATTGAAAGGTGCAAACATCTATAATGTCGTTTTGCCCGTCCTGGGCAGCATGCCCCCCAGACTCTCCTACCTAAACGTCTTCAAAAAGCTGTACAGAAAATACAGAGGAAGCCAAGTAAGACTCGTTTTCTTAGAAATATTACTCTACCTGATGTATACCCTCCACGATGATGAGCTGTTTAGAGTGCATGACGATAAGGTAGCAAGTGGGTTCATAAAacatttgataaaaaaggaggaaaagaaaaatgttaacCAGTCCATTCGACTAGCTAGcgataatatattaaataatgcCATTCCGATTAAACAAGCCTTACatacaataaaaaagtttgaCACGTACGTCAATTCGTTTGAATACGAGTATGGAATGACTTGTGTCTTTAGAAACATAGTCACGCGACCAGCCAATCTGTATTTCTGCTTCTGTCAGTATAAGGAACCGAAGAGGAAATTCCTCTCCGACTTGTATGCCACCTccaattttgagaaaaatgaaaattcaaaagggaaagcacaTGCCCACCGGTGCAGCGAAAGGGGAGTATGCAATAATGGGGAAATGAAGAGCGTCCCCACCTCTGCCAGTAAGCGTAGCGAAATATCTGTACGTGGTGGTCAAGCTGAACAGACAGAGAGggataaaaaggggagatgTTCACATAATGTGGATGCAAGTGGGTATAACAATACTTCCccagaagagaaaaaagaaaatatgagCAGTGAATATTTTCAAAGTGAAACAAGCAGTCATAGAAccagtaaagaaaaaatgacaaaatgcGAGCGAAATTTCGGTGCCCTGATATTAAGCTTTAGCTTGAACTCCTCCTCCTATGCCACCATGTTGGTGCGGGAGTTGTACGGAAAACGCAATGAGCTGCTGGTTTACAATttgattaaaaattgtgagaAGTATGATAAAGAAGTTGGAATGTTAGGAGAGAAGAGATGGGAAAGGACAACATAA
- a CDS encoding adapter-related protein complex 4 beta 1 subunit (putative): protein MLTRVCCDVNLLVEPQHTDDVRIPAPLLQSEINKLKEVLKKLPQEKNEEKKREVLKKVIAYMTLGVDVSKLFPDVIMISNTNDIIQKKMIYLYLNNYAETNSELSLLTINTLQKDSKDDDPIIRGLALRSFCNLRINNLFEYIEGPLFNGLNDKNSYVRRIAIISCIKLIKMNPQIAIKNDVIKILKNKLLDKDSQCIINAVHALNEILVDEGGLKVNKEIIFNMLNKISTFNEWGKCVVLNIVSTYIPENEDEMYDIMNILENHIRDFSSAVFLSCLKCFLNFSSNDTNLQIQIFQRMKDPLLTLISTSSYEISYIVLLHTNLLLHEANKLNYNIFDYDYKHFFFRYNDLTYIKDIKLDILVSVATKNNVVMITNELSEYICDQNVDIAQKAIYSIGCIALKIPKAISKIVELALSSFLPMNHSYICSATIEMLANILRKYEEYTKVIIEEIIKHDNKLIENDGIRSYIWIVGEYSEYIENAPYILEEYVNLTDCSYLFMLELLTACVKVLYRRPSEMVVILSSLFDNILKNYKYPELTDKMHFYYKLLSYNYEQAFKIIVCKKKLVKNFCESNENILLDKLFNEFNTLSVLYKQPIYKFVEYSKIRFGGMYDPAENEDEGTHNDHVHMDDAAVDNVNHNIAHVSDTDRESFVNSPEEDAGMAGMYPLPTSDTHTNHLNSRSSGNLPNMNEDMLLMGDEDMGGYHHSGDRHNANGRTNGRTNDHTHDHSRDHAYDHREGDGVGNNDHLPAEAPKYLNNVNAPLSSSNVKKSRGRGSTNNAPTTSVGSNPPNSKKLEKKKSHELINSTNSGKLNKMNDILIDAENINPENYQEQWSILPEQNNEKLFLRKNYYNLQLETIDEFISKYNIVTLASGEIDQCLKFYMYSQFYTKQYIFIELIFNKAENSINWILKSQCDDPNMLDRFTDYFRDIFMNFM from the exons ATGCTCACACGCGTGTGTTGCGACGTAAACCTGTTGGTAGAACCACAACATACAGATGATGTTCGCATCCCCGCACCCTTACTGCAGAGCGAGATAAACAAGCTAAAagaagttttaaaaaaactcccacaagaaaaaaatgaagaaaagaaaagagaggTGCTGAAGAAGGTAATAGCGTACATGACCCTCGGGGTCGACGTATCAAAGCTATTTCCGGACGTTATAATGATATCAAACACAAATGATataatacagaaaaaaatgatataccTCTACCTAAATAACTACGCAG AAACGAACTCGGAACTGTCCCTTCTCACTATAAACACCCTGCAAAAGGACAGCAAAGATGACGACCCAATTATAAGGGGGCTAGCCTTACGGAGTTTTTGCAACTTGCGaattaataatttgtttGAGTATATAGAAGGGCCTTTATTTAACGGATTGAACGACAAAAATTCCTACGTCCGAAGAATCGCCATAATCAGCTGTATCAAGCTGATTAAAATGAACCCACAGATagctataaaaaatgatgtcataaaaattttgaaaaataaacttcTAGACAAAGACTCCCAGTGTATAATAAACGCAGTGCATGCATTGAACGAAATATTGGTAGATGAAGGAGGattaaaagtaaataaagaaatcatttttaacatgcTAAACAAAATATCTACCTTTAACGAATGGGGAAAGTGTGTTGTTCTAAATATCGTAAGTACCTACATTCCAGAGAATGAAGACGAAATGTATGACATTATGAACATATTAGAAAATCACATAAGAGATTTTTCCTCCGCTGTATTTCTATCGtgtttaaaatgttttttaaatttctcatCCAATGAtacaaatttacaaattcaGATTTTTCAAAGAATGAAGGACCCTTTACTTACTTTAATTTCGACCTCTTCTTACGAAATTTCTTACATCGTTTTGTTGCATACAAATTTGTTACTACACGAGGCGAATAAACTGAACTATAACATATTCGACTATGACTACaagcatttcttttttcgatACAATGATCTTACGTACATAAAGGACATTAAGTTGGACATCCTCGTATCCGTGGCCACGAAG AACAACGTGGTCATGATAACGAACGAATTGAGCGAGTATATCTGCGACCAGAACGTGGACATCGCGCAGAAGGCCATTTACTCTATCGGGTGCATAGCTCTGAAAATACCAAAGGCAATTTCCAAAATAGTGGAGTTAGCCCTATCGTCCTTTCTCCCCATGAACCATTCCTACATTTGCAGCGCCACCATAGAAATGCTAGCCAACATACTGAGAAAGTACGAAGAATACACCAAGGTAATCAttgaagaaattataaaacatgATAACAAACTGATAGAGAATGATGGAATCAGATCCTACATTTGGATTGTCGGAGAATATTCAGAGTATATAGAAAATGCACCCTACATTTTGGAAGAATATGTCAATTTGACTGACTGCTCCTATTTATTCATGCTGGAATTGTTGACGGCGTGTGTGAAGGTCCTATATAGAAGACCTTCCGAAATGGTTGTCATTctctcctccctttttgacaacattttaaaaaattataaataccCGGAGCTTACGGACAAAATGCACTTTTATTACAAGCTGCTAAGTTATAATTATGAACAAGCCTTCAAAATcattgtttgtaaaaaaaaactagtaaaaaatttctgcgaatcgaatgaaaatattttactggACAAATTGTTCAATGAATTTAATACCCTGTCTGTATTGTATAAACAACctatatacaaatttgtggAATATTCTAAAATACGTTTTGGCGGAATGTACGACCCAGCGGAAAATGAAGACGAGGGGACCCATAACGATCATGTTCATATGGATGACGCTGCTGTAGACAATGTTAACCATAACATTGCACATGTAAGCGACACGGATAGGGAAAGCTTTGTGAACTCTCCAGAGGAGGATGCCGGAATGGCTGGCATGTACCCGTTGCCTACCAGTGACACCCACACAAATCACCTTAACAGCAGAAGCAGTGGAAACCTGCCCAACATGAACGAGGATATGCTCCTTATGGGCGATGAAGATATGGGGGGATATCACCACAGCGGGGACAGGCATAACGCGAACGGTCGCACGAACGGTCGCACAAACGATCACACGCACGATCATTCGCGCGATCACGCTTACGACCATCGAGAAGGCGACGGGGTGGGGAACAACGACCACCTCCCTGCAGAAGCCCCAAAATACCTCAACAACGTGAACGCCCCCTTAAGTAGTAGcaatgtaaaaaaatcacGCGGCAGAGGTTCCACCAACAACGCGCCCACAACCTCCGTTGGTAGTAACCCACCcaatagtaaaaaattggagaaaaaaaagtcgcaTGAATTGATCAACTCCACTAATTCGGGGAagttgaacaaaatgaatgatattttaatcgatgcagaaaatataaacCCAGAAAACTACCAAGAGCAGTGGAGTATTCTacctgaacaaaataatgaaaaactatttttaagaaaaaattactacaACTTACAGTTAGAAACAATTGACGAATTTATATCAAAATACAACATTGTAACCCTCGCCTCCGGGGAAATCGATCAGTGCCTCAAGTTTTACATGTACTCGCAATTTTATACGAAGcagtacatttttattgagCTAATTTTCAACAAGGCAGAAAATTCGATCAACTGGATACTCAAGTCCCAGTGCGACGACCCCAACATGCTCGATCGCTTCACCGATTATTTCAGGGACATATTCATGAATTTCATGTGA
- a CDS encoding hypothetical protein (putative) — translation MILLRQNNLHQFERAPELGSVNLLDIKKKEFKTVSIPLVLFYFFKCYSGLNLKNGRRNLQYSLVIDGDVYLGYEVIPSVVVLVRADRECDEFVANKNGATDVEVRLAERFPNKVYVRKCKESNKSEVLGKCVPMGCVHHPFEQNNGSYSSHSLNGDERLSGKGELHTEEEAKEVPNVHVQDGNLPFAPLRGMKIADCYSGCYYVDHFRSYLFVMFDEFSQKMIISVFPVEKYGFEKSKNFVLRFSECEDLIRKAMEKRKAETGSPFFTTNVHEDSCPSGEEAPFDESPMGVFQPENNSNNDLDKIMRNENVADFSRPLMRDETIPLGRLYQNGDNRIAEMRIVDEENVLNGNHSALSHLRKKNREGSEGKENALVKSNANDEKTSILPSFRTNNVSRNYAWSVPFLANPMGVNFKHYVSMWSLSGEERRILLTCLLLHMCSRHCKVLCSYLCGLERRLPCLLDVRGVSEHPGRKDRKEVSAEQIERVNKHFPLMSVQTSDEKDNKKGEDILEMLFANYFFYLRREFTLFGGDIMRGECSSREGCEPEFFGSGENRDNNDNSSGYSHNGYSNNGYSNNGYSNNGYSNNGYNSNGYNSNDYNSNNSDNNGDYNSNSDNNGDYNHNYYNNGSSNNGSSNNGDNSGGGNNGGNNNNGGNNNNGSDDNDDNDDCNDNDDSNENDDSHENEETNENEETNENEGYNSNNENNSNDNYKFVDNYTCMDMEVKKGLTGELLNSSKYTNNTNKSEISTNYFENSCNVSANNSNNGCYEDNSNLYLNNEEGLTLTSVHLQNEQRVNGDDDVGLYDNIGGGNNLDHEHSNSDNVYNNISSYMESYMDNNKVHVINTCKRDSCSTNEEQISNNSLNDSTKMKDEILYNANDLVYHGEGLNVKDEMNEAYEPNFLSLKRNNLDVDYKHLDTGVQKKINKKRNKVKMEKSNKNLDDEKKEVLNKVSQITRVGGVCFDKNRQRWIAHWKIDGKYHKHYFPISQYGFENARERAINCRKQAEKLFNLPEIQPRNRWNQIKVNGTSHIKKAAKLPRCEGVAYDELSQSWVSTFVVHKKFSIDDLGFYGARDQAIYCRKVFEKVNIHDDYEFLLKDRLGMSNEEKEELSALFNIDKNAIEKMDMGNNVGGGSKVKSNMEKIKVKDNNDYSLENSNGENMNAGGANPDVKISNEQYLKITQEAIEMILSNIKHKSLPEIKLKLIDKQKFENYNTLLDKHFKFITSVKNISQLQPYISLFHKFIIYHTLPHNISLRKQLFIIEALEWSSFFSGAASQKVD, via the exons ATGATACTGCTGAGACAGAATAATCTGCACCAATTTGAGAGGGCGCCGGAGTTGgggag TGTAAACTTACTAGATATTAAGAAGAAGGAATTCAAAACAGTTTCCATACCGttggttttattttacttttttaaatgttattCTGGgttgaatttaaaaaatggaagacgAAATTTGCAGTATTCATTAGTCATTGATGGGGACGTGTACCTGGGCTATGAGGTGATACCCTCCGTCGTTGTTTTGGTTAGGGCTGACCGTGAATGCGATGAATTCgttgcaaataaaaacggCGCAACTGATGTTGAGGTACGTTTAGCGGAAAGGTTTCCCAACAAAGTGTATGTCAGAAAATGCAAGGAAAGTAATAAGAGCGAAGTTTTAGGAAAGTGTGTTCCTATGGGATGTGTGCATCACCcttttgaacaaaataatggcAGTTATAGTAGCCACTCCCTCAATGGTGACGAACGTTTGAGTGGAAAAGGTGAATTGCACACGGAGGAGGAGGCGAAAGAGGTGCCAAATGTACACGTACAGGATGGGAATCTTCCTTTTGCACCCCTGCGAGGAATGAAAATCGCTGATTGTTACTCCGGCTGCTATTACGTAGATCATTTCAGATCGTACCTTTTTGTCATGTTTGATGAGTTCAgccaaaaaatgataataagcGTATTCCCCGTGGAAAAGTATGGGTtcgaaaaaagcaaaaattttgttctcaGATTCAGCGAGTGCGAAGATTTAATAAGAAAGGccatggaaaaaaggaaagctgAAACgggttcaccattttttacgaCAAATGTGCATGAGGATAGTTGCCCAAGTGGGGAGGAGGCCCCTTTTGATGAATCACCCATGGGCGTATTTCAACCAGAGAATAATTCGAATAACGATTTGGATAAAATTATGAGGAATGAGAATGTGGCTGATTTTTCCCGCCCACTGATGAGAGATGAGACGATCCCTTTGGGAAGGTTATATCAGAATGGGGACAATCGTATAGCCGAAATGCGCATCGTGGATGAGGAAAACGTGTTGAATGGTAATCATTCGGCATTATCccatttgagaaaaaaaaatagagaaggAAGTGAAGGAAAGGAGAATGCACTTGTGAAGAGCAACGCAAATGACGAGAAAACGTCAATACTACCTAGCTTTAGAACAAATAACGTTTCGAGGAATTATGCGTGGAGTGTACCATTTTTAGCGAATCCAATGGGCGTAAATTTCAAGCACTATGTGTCCATGTGGTCGCTAAGCGGAGAAGAAAGGAGAATTCTTTTGACGTGCCTTCTGTTGCACATGTGCAGTCGCCACTGTAAGGTATTATGTAGCTATCTGTGCGGGTTAGAAAGGAGATTGCCGTGCTTGCTTGATGTTCGTGGTGTGAGCGAACATCCCGGAAGGAAAGATCGTAAAGAAGTGTCAGCTGAGCAGATAGAGAGAGTCAACAAACATTTCCCATTAATGAGTGTCCAAACTTCGGATGAGAAGGATAACAAGAAAGGGGAAGACATTTTGGAAATGCTTTTCgctaactattttttttacctaagAAGGGAGTTTACCTTATTTGGGGGGGACATAATGCGTGGTGAGTGTTCCTCGAGGGAAGGATGCGAGCCAGAATTTTTTGGAAGCGGGGAAAACAGAGACAACAATGATAATTCGAGTGGGTATAGCCACAACGGGTACAGCAACAACGGGTACAGCAACAACGGGTACAGCAACAACGGGTACAGCAACAACGGATACAACTCCAACGGGTACAACAGCAACGACTACAATAGCAATAATAGCGATAACAACGGAGATTACAACAGCAATAGCGATAACAACGGAGACTACAACCACAACTATTACAATAACGGAAGCAGCAACAACGGAAGTAGCAACAACGGAGACAACAGCGGTGGAGGTAATAACGGGGGAAATAACAACAATGGaggaaataataacaacGGAAGCGACGATAATGATGACAACGATGACTGCAATGATAATGACGATAGTAACGAGAACGATGACAGTCATGAGAATGAGGAGACGAACGAAAATGAGGAGACCAACGAAAACGAGGGGTATAACAGTAATAACGAAAACAATAGCAACGATAACTACAAGTTTGTGGATAATTACACCTGCATGGATATGGAGGTGAAGAAGGGTTTAACTGGGGAACTTTTAAACTCCAGTAAGTACACGAATAATACTAATAAAAGTGAAATAAGCACAAATTATTTCGAAAATAGTTGCAACGTTAGTGCGAACAATAGTAACAACGGATGTTACGAAGATAATAGTAATTTATACTTAAACAATGAGGAGGGTCTAACGCTGACGAGTGTTCACCTTCAAAATGAGCAACGTGTTAATGGGGATGATGACGTAGGGTTGTACGACAATATCGGAGGAGGAAACAACTTAGATCACGAACACAGCAATAGTGATAATGTGTATAATAACATTAGCAGCTATATGGAAAGCTACATGGATAATAACAAGGTACATGTGATAAATACTTGTAAAAGAGACTCGTGCAGCACCAATGAAGAGCAGATTTCCAACAACTCTCTGAATGATAGTACCAAAATGAAGGATGAAATTTTGTACAACGCCAACGACTTGGTGTACCATGGGGAGGGACTAAACGTGAAGGACGAAATGAACGAAGCATACGAACCGAACTTCCTGTCTCTTAAGAGGAACAACCTAGATGTCGATTACAAACATTTGGACACCGGGGTGCAGAAAaagattaacaaaaaaaggaataaagtgaaaatggaaaagagcaataaaaatttggacgatgaaaagaaagaagtCCTTAATAAGGTGTCCCAAATAACTAGAGTTGGTGGAGTATGCTTTGATAAGAATAGACAAAGGTGGATTGCGCACTGGAAAATTGATGGGAAATATCATAAGCATTATTTTCCAATAAGTCAGTACGGATTTGAAAATGCTCGGGAGAGAGCCATCAATTGTAGAAAGCAAGCAGAGAAGCTTTTCAACTTGCCAGAAATACAACCACGAAATAGATGGAACCAAATCAAAGTGAATGGAACGTCTCACATTAAGAAGGCAGCGAAGTTACCAAGGTGCGAAGGGGTTGCGTATGATGAGTTGTCACAAAGTTGGGTTAGTACCTTTGTTGTGCATAAGAAGTTTTCCATTGATGACTTGGGTTTTTACGGAGCTAGAGATCAAGCCATTTACTGCAGGAAAGTTTTCGAAAAGGTAAATATACATGACGATTATGAATTTTTGCTCAAAGATAGACTAGGAATGagtaatgaagaaaaggaagaactgaGTGCCCTTTTCAACATTGATAAAAATgcaatagaaaaaatggacatgGGAAATAATGTTGGGGGGGGTAGTAAGGTAAAGAGCAatatggagaaaataaaggTGAAGGATAACAATGACTACTCGTTAGAGAATAGCAATGGAGAAAACATGAATGCTGGTGGTGCCAACCCGGATGTCAAAATATCCAACGAGcagtatttaaaaataacgcAGGAAGCCATCGAAATGATTTTAAGCAACATAAAGCATAAGTCCCTACCGGAGATTAAGCTGAAATTAATTGACAAACAGAAATTTGAGAATTATAACACCCTGCTGGATAAACACTTCAAATTTATTACATCCGTGAAGAACATCTCGCAGTTGCAGCCCTACATATCCCTTTTCCACAAATTTATCATTTACCACACACTTCCTCATAACATATCGTTAAGGAAGCAGCTATTCATTATTGAGGCGTTAGAGtggtcttcctttttttcgggCGCAGCCAGCCAGAAGGTTGACTAA
- a CDS encoding hypothetical protein (putative), producing the protein MADDKGAYLTFDNASNGSLFIVWRKEKVDKALMFIRPTKTVAEFKFTSNGGKSELIRNLQSDKKLFYSGLCQFIKEAKDIKGEVTLLSHFNDTFPIKVNVYFLKGNNVVPLSIGVPFDLDGVDAVSVLPQGSSSLQVKTMKKDMFVSRGNSEGASVSF; encoded by the exons ATGGCAGATGACAAAGGAGCATATTTAACTTTTGACAATGCGTCCAATGGATCGCTATTCATTGTGTGGAGAAAGGAGAAAGTGGACAAGGCCCTTATGTTTATAAGACCAACAAAAACGGTGGCTGAGTTTAAATTCACGAGCAACGGCGGAAAGTCAGAGCTGATCAGGAATTTACAA TCTGACAAGAAACTGTTTTATTCGGGTCTTTGCCAGTTCATTAAAGAGGCGAAGGACATCAAGGGAGAGGTGACTTTGCTGTCGCACTTTAATGACACTTTCCCGATAAAAGTGAATGTCTACTTTTTAAAAGGGAACAAT GTTGTGCCCCTTAGCATCGGTGTGCCTTTCGACCTAGATGGAGTCGATGCAGTGAGCGTTTTGCCACAGGGATCGAGTTCGTTGCAAGTCAAAACGATGAAGAAGGATATGTTTGTGAGTAGAGGAAATTCGGAGGGAGCTAGCGTTTCCTTCTAG